The proteins below come from a single Isoptericola dokdonensis DS-3 genomic window:
- a CDS encoding PH domain-containing protein, which yields MNLAPPRTDPAHGPAHDPGGPAPRLRPPHHRVDPRALRWWTLRNLVVSLGALAVLGALAWWWQAARPWLLAPAVVVGLWALVRVAVEPRWRYAVHRWEATDDAVYGLTGWVVREWRVAPLSRVQTVDAVRGPLEQVLGLATLRVTTASSAGTISIVGLDRQVAADLAERLTLVVERTPGDAT from the coding sequence GTGAACCTCGCACCGCCCCGCACCGATCCCGCCCACGGCCCCGCCCACGACCCCGGTGGTCCCGCTCCGCGGCTGCGGCCGCCGCACCACCGCGTCGACCCGCGCGCGCTGCGCTGGTGGACGCTGCGGAACCTGGTCGTGTCCCTCGGCGCGCTCGCCGTCCTCGGCGCGCTCGCCTGGTGGTGGCAGGCGGCGCGCCCCTGGCTGCTCGCACCCGCCGTCGTCGTCGGCCTGTGGGCGCTCGTGCGCGTCGCCGTCGAGCCCCGGTGGCGGTACGCCGTGCACCGCTGGGAGGCCACCGACGACGCCGTCTACGGGCTCACCGGCTGGGTCGTGCGCGAGTGGCGGGTCGCCCCGCTGTCGCGCGTGCAGACCGTGGACGCCGTGCGCGGCCCCCTCGAGCAGGTGCTCGGCCTGGCGACCCTGCGCGTCACCACCGCGTCGTCCGCCGGGACGATCAGCATCGTCGGCCTCGACCGGCAGGTGGCCGCCGACCTCGCCGAACGTCTGACTCTCGTCGTCGAGCGCACCCCCGGGGACGCGACGTGA
- a CDS encoding M13 family metallopeptidase: MTTDATGLRSGIDLSALDDAVRPQDDLFRHVNGRWLDTYEIPADRAMDGAFRALHDAAEEQVREIITDAGAAVLAGTATGSQAQVGALYASFMDTDRIEALGTAPIAHELAAVRGAADAAALTRVLGELQRTGGGGVVGLYVDNDAKDPERYVVYLVQGGLGLPDEAYYREEQYAPVRDAYTPHVARMLDLAGVDEASWGTTPEAAAERVVALETALAAHHWDVVRDRDATLTYNPTTLAALAASAPGFDWLAWADALGAPAGSLDDLVVREPSFATGFAELWEQADLADWRLWAAYHLITARAPYLADAVVQANFDFYGRTLSGAQEVRERWKRGVSVVEGALGEVVGQEYVARHFPPSHKERMDELVANLVAAYRESITGLDWMTQETRTRALAKLEQFTPKVGYPVRWKDYSALVLAEDDLVGNVRRAHAVEQDRELGKIGRPLDRDEWFMTPQTVNAYYNPGMNEIVFPAAILQPPFFDPDAEDAVNYGGIGAVIGHEIGHGFDDQGSKYDGAGRLEDWWTEADRTEFEKRTSALVAQYDAYRPAQLGDDGPTVNGSLTIGENIGDLGGLSIALKAYRIALGGGLDEAPVIDGLTGTQRVLLGWAQVWQAKGRDAEIVRRIATDPHSPNEFRCNGVVRNVDEFYEAFDVADDAALFLPAAERVRIW; the protein is encoded by the coding sequence ATGACGACCGACGCGACCGGGCTGAGGTCCGGCATCGACCTGTCCGCCCTCGACGACGCCGTCCGCCCGCAGGACGACCTGTTCCGCCACGTCAACGGCCGCTGGCTCGACACCTACGAGATCCCCGCCGACCGCGCCATGGACGGCGCGTTCCGCGCCCTGCACGACGCCGCGGAGGAGCAGGTCCGCGAGATCATCACCGACGCGGGCGCCGCCGTGCTCGCCGGGACCGCGACGGGTTCGCAGGCCCAGGTCGGTGCGCTGTACGCGAGCTTCATGGACACCGACCGCATCGAGGCGCTCGGCACCGCGCCGATCGCCCACGAGCTCGCGGCCGTGCGCGGCGCCGCCGACGCCGCCGCCCTGACGCGCGTCCTCGGTGAGCTCCAGCGCACCGGCGGTGGCGGCGTCGTCGGCCTCTACGTCGACAACGACGCCAAGGACCCCGAGCGGTACGTCGTCTACCTCGTCCAGGGCGGACTCGGACTGCCCGACGAGGCGTACTACCGGGAGGAGCAGTACGCGCCCGTCCGCGACGCGTACACCCCGCACGTGGCCCGCATGCTCGACCTCGCCGGCGTCGACGAGGCGTCGTGGGGCACGACGCCCGAGGCCGCGGCCGAGCGCGTCGTCGCCCTGGAGACGGCGCTCGCCGCGCACCACTGGGACGTCGTGCGCGACCGGGACGCGACGCTCACGTACAACCCGACGACGCTCGCCGCGCTGGCGGCGTCCGCGCCCGGGTTCGACTGGCTCGCGTGGGCCGACGCCCTCGGCGCGCCCGCCGGGTCGCTCGACGACCTCGTCGTGCGCGAGCCGTCATTCGCGACCGGCTTCGCGGAGCTGTGGGAGCAGGCCGACCTCGCCGACTGGCGGCTGTGGGCCGCCTACCACCTGATCACGGCGCGCGCCCCGTACCTCGCGGACGCCGTCGTGCAGGCCAACTTCGACTTCTACGGCCGCACCCTCTCCGGCGCCCAGGAGGTCCGCGAGCGCTGGAAGCGCGGCGTGTCCGTCGTCGAGGGGGCGCTCGGCGAGGTCGTCGGCCAGGAGTACGTGGCCCGGCACTTCCCGCCGTCCCACAAGGAGCGCATGGACGAGCTCGTCGCGAACCTCGTGGCCGCGTACCGCGAGTCCATCACCGGGCTCGACTGGATGACGCAGGAGACCCGCACGCGGGCGCTCGCCAAGCTCGAGCAGTTCACGCCGAAGGTCGGCTACCCGGTGCGCTGGAAGGACTACTCCGCCCTCGTCCTGGCCGAGGACGACCTGGTGGGCAACGTGCGGCGCGCCCACGCCGTCGAGCAGGACCGCGAGCTCGGCAAGATCGGCAGGCCGCTCGACCGCGACGAGTGGTTCATGACCCCGCAGACGGTCAACGCCTACTACAACCCGGGCATGAACGAGATCGTGTTCCCCGCGGCGATCCTTCAGCCGCCGTTCTTCGACCCGGACGCCGAGGACGCCGTCAACTACGGCGGGATCGGTGCCGTCATCGGCCACGAGATCGGCCACGGGTTCGACGACCAGGGCTCCAAGTACGACGGCGCCGGTCGGCTCGAGGACTGGTGGACCGAGGCGGACCGCACCGAGTTCGAGAAGCGCACCTCCGCCCTGGTCGCGCAGTACGACGCCTACCGGCCCGCCCAGCTCGGCGACGACGGCCCGACCGTCAACGGGTCGCTCACCATCGGCGAGAACATCGGCGACCTCGGCGGGCTGTCCATCGCGCTGAAGGCGTACCGGATCGCGCTCGGCGGCGGGCTCGACGAGGCCCCCGTGATCGACGGCCTCACCGGTACCCAGCGCGTGCTCCTCGGCTGGGCGCAGGTGTGGCAGGCCAAGGGGCGCGACGCCGAGATCGTGCGCCGCATCGCCACCGACCCGCACTCCCCCAACGAGTTCCGCTGCAACGGCGTCGTGCGCAACGTCGACGAGTTCTACGAGGCGTTCGACGTCGCCGACGACGCCGCCCTGTTCCTGCCCGCGGCGGAGCGCGTGCGCATCTGGTGA
- a CDS encoding PH domain-containing protein: MSPTVATDAVREGDVPADTRDTTPWLRLDPRVVWVDLARSLLSAVPAVLAVVLGVEPTGASLWPFLLAGAWALVSAVGDAVRWTFTRYRVTAEHVERRTGVLVRRYRSVRRDRIRSIDVTARARHRVAGLRVVLVGAGQQVSGGESALSLDALHRRDADALRRLLLAPHPGQDAAAPEASATGEAGPDDTPAALDPVDPAGTEVLARLRPWWVVHNMPGVWGVVTAAGLLWGAYWLASAFGIDLADHALDLAGPDRLGTTGSVVVAVTGTVALGAVGMGVAFLVTSWRFELARVPGPQGTRLRTRAGLLTTREVDRDEGRLRGITISEPVLWRWMGMADTQVVTTGLSLWAMSQPAAILPRGPVTEARRVAGRVLGGAPGPLETPLVAHPAGALRRRLWWATVAAAVLTAVLGRLVALGVLPSWTPWGGAAAWLLGLLGALVAYRALGHAISGPYLVVRSGLVARSTTALRRDAVSTIVVRESLLQRRLGLRTVVAATSAGWGAYDARDLAADDALRFADAAAPGLLGPFLEPDGSRR, encoded by the coding sequence GTGAGCCCGACCGTCGCCACCGACGCGGTGCGGGAGGGTGACGTCCCCGCCGACACGCGCGACACGACCCCCTGGCTGCGGCTCGACCCCCGCGTCGTGTGGGTCGACCTCGCCCGGTCCCTGCTGTCCGCCGTCCCCGCGGTGCTCGCCGTCGTCCTCGGCGTCGAGCCCACGGGGGCCTCGTTGTGGCCGTTCCTCCTGGCGGGCGCCTGGGCGCTGGTGAGCGCGGTCGGGGACGCCGTGCGGTGGACGTTCACCCGCTACCGCGTCACCGCCGAGCACGTGGAGCGGCGCACCGGCGTCCTCGTGCGCCGCTACCGCTCGGTGCGGCGCGACCGGATCCGCAGCATCGACGTCACCGCCCGAGCGCGCCACCGCGTCGCCGGGCTGCGCGTCGTGCTCGTCGGCGCGGGTCAGCAGGTCTCCGGCGGCGAGTCCGCCCTGTCGCTGGACGCCCTGCACCGCCGCGACGCCGACGCCCTGCGACGGCTCCTCCTCGCCCCGCACCCCGGGCAGGACGCCGCGGCCCCCGAGGCCTCCGCGACCGGCGAGGCCGGGCCGGACGACACCCCCGCCGCCCTGGACCCCGTCGATCCCGCGGGCACCGAGGTGCTCGCACGGCTGCGGCCGTGGTGGGTGGTCCACAACATGCCGGGCGTCTGGGGCGTGGTCACCGCCGCCGGGCTGCTGTGGGGTGCCTACTGGCTCGCGTCCGCGTTCGGTATCGACCTGGCCGACCACGCCCTGGACCTGGCCGGACCGGACCGGCTCGGCACGACCGGGAGCGTCGTCGTGGCGGTGACCGGCACCGTCGCGCTCGGCGCCGTCGGCATGGGCGTCGCGTTCCTCGTGACCTCCTGGCGGTTCGAGCTCGCCCGCGTCCCCGGCCCGCAGGGCACCCGGCTGCGCACCCGCGCGGGGCTGCTCACGACCCGCGAGGTCGACCGGGACGAGGGCCGGCTGCGCGGGATCACGATCTCCGAGCCGGTGCTCTGGCGCTGGATGGGGATGGCCGACACCCAGGTGGTGACGACGGGCCTGTCGCTCTGGGCGATGTCGCAGCCCGCGGCCATCCTGCCCCGGGGTCCGGTGACCGAGGCCCGCAGGGTCGCGGGACGGGTGCTGGGCGGCGCGCCCGGCCCCCTGGAGACGCCGCTCGTCGCCCACCCCGCAGGAGCGTTGCGGCGGCGGCTGTGGTGGGCGACCGTCGCGGCCGCGGTGCTCACCGCCGTGCTGGGACGGCTCGTCGCCCTCGGCGTCCTGCCGTCATGGACGCCGTGGGGCGGCGCCGCGGCCTGGCTGCTCGGCCTGCTCGGCGCTCTCGTGGCCTACCGCGCGCTCGGGCACGCGATCAGCGGTCCCTACCTCGTCGTGCGTTCCGGGCTGGTGGCCCGGTCCACGACGGCGTTGCGCCGCGACGCGGTGAGCACGATCGTCGTGCGCGAGTCGCTGCTCCAGCGGCGGCTCGGGCTGCGCACCGTCGTGGCCGCCACCTCGGCGGGCTGGGGCGCCTACGACGCGCGGGACCTCGCCGCCGACGACGCCCTGCGGTTCGCCGACGCCGCCGCACCCGGCCTGCTCGGACCCTTCCTGGAGCCGGACGGGTCGCGGCGCTGA
- a CDS encoding ribose-5-phosphate isomerase translates to MRLHIAADHAGYELKTHLVAHLTEAGHDVVDHGAHTYDAQDDYPSFCLAAGEAVVAEPGSLGIVIGGSGNGEQIAANKVTGVRAVLAWSLETARLGRQHNDANVIAVGGRMHSTQEATSFVEAFVAEPFSGDARHQRRIDQLADYEAARPAAS, encoded by the coding sequence ATGCGTCTGCACATCGCCGCCGATCACGCCGGATACGAGCTCAAGACCCACCTCGTCGCCCACCTGACCGAGGCCGGTCACGACGTCGTCGACCACGGGGCCCACACCTACGACGCCCAGGACGACTACCCGTCGTTCTGCCTCGCCGCGGGCGAGGCCGTCGTCGCGGAGCCGGGTTCGCTCGGCATCGTCATCGGCGGGTCGGGCAACGGCGAGCAGATCGCCGCGAACAAGGTGACGGGCGTGCGGGCAGTGCTGGCCTGGTCGCTGGAGACCGCGCGGCTCGGCCGCCAGCACAACGACGCGAACGTGATCGCCGTCGGCGGGCGCATGCACTCCACGCAGGAGGCGACGTCGTTCGTCGAGGCGTTCGTCGCGGAGCCGTTCTCGGGCGACGCGCGCCACCAGCGCCGCATCGACCAGCTCGCCGACTACGAGGCCGCCCGGCCCGCCGCCTCCTGA
- the malQ gene encoding 4-alpha-glucanotransferase, with the protein MSTPETSQAVPDAAAPDDLRELAATYGVLTEHHRYGGGVDAVADATLVAVLTALGVAASTPGEVAHSLRRARDEEWRTVLPPAVVVRQGDRHDVPVHVTHGSSVHVWLEVEGAEPTARPHQVRPRRDLEQVDAFVEPREVDGRQVGRATFSVPADLPLGWHTLHALTEGHETTATLVVTPRRLELGTDLDRRQAWGVLVQLYSVRSRTSWGMGDLADLADLAWLTAHRAGADFIAVNPLSAAEPVTPLTPSPYLPTSRRFGSPLYVRVEDIPETAYLTAADRSLVEWASDPVRDLAADDGPIDRDAVWDAKKAALEVVHTAPRRASRQAAFEEFVAEQGTGLRDFATWCALTEELGGGRWPAELADPASPAVAQARERLADRVDFYSWLQWVFDEQKRDAQRTAVDTGMRIGVVHDLAVGVHPDGADAWANADVLASGVGVGAPPDMYNQQGQDWSQPPWNPRALAQAGYAPYRDMLRTVLRHAGALRVDHVLGLFRLWWVPRGMAPTQGAYVRYDHDALVGILCLEAHRAGAIVIGEDLGVFEPWVRDYLADRGVLGTSVFWFEQDGDQPTAPQDYRRLTLASVGTHDMPPTAGYLAGEHVDLRDRLGLLTEDPQVLRSRARSERAAAVRALAEQGLVGDNPSEREVVEALHRYLRRSRAALVGVQLVDAVGERRSQNQPGTDREYPNWKVPLGDSAGNPVLVEDLFENARLRSLFAAVAQGR; encoded by the coding sequence GTGAGCACACCCGAGACGTCCCAGGCCGTGCCCGACGCCGCCGCGCCCGACGACCTGCGCGAGCTCGCCGCCACGTACGGCGTGCTCACCGAGCACCACCGGTACGGCGGCGGGGTCGACGCCGTGGCCGACGCCACCCTCGTGGCCGTCCTCACGGCGCTCGGTGTCGCGGCGTCCACCCCGGGCGAGGTCGCGCACAGCCTGCGCCGTGCCCGCGACGAAGAGTGGCGCACCGTGCTGCCGCCCGCCGTCGTCGTCCGCCAGGGCGACCGGCACGACGTCCCCGTGCACGTCACCCACGGGTCGTCCGTGCACGTGTGGCTGGAGGTCGAGGGCGCCGAGCCCACCGCCCGCCCCCACCAGGTCCGGCCCCGCCGTGACCTGGAGCAGGTCGACGCGTTCGTCGAGCCGCGCGAGGTCGACGGACGGCAGGTGGGCCGCGCCACCTTCTCCGTGCCGGCGGACCTGCCGCTCGGCTGGCACACCCTGCACGCCCTCACCGAGGGGCACGAGACGACCGCGACGCTCGTCGTCACCCCGCGCCGCCTCGAGCTCGGCACCGACCTCGACCGGCGCCAGGCGTGGGGCGTGCTCGTCCAGCTCTACTCGGTCCGGTCCCGCACGTCGTGGGGGATGGGCGACCTCGCCGACCTCGCCGACCTCGCGTGGCTCACCGCGCACCGGGCCGGGGCGGACTTCATCGCCGTCAACCCGCTGTCCGCGGCGGAGCCCGTGACCCCCCTGACCCCCTCGCCCTACCTGCCGACGTCGCGCCGGTTCGGCAGCCCCCTGTACGTGCGGGTCGAGGACATCCCCGAGACCGCCTACCTGACCGCCGCCGACCGCTCGCTCGTCGAGTGGGCGTCCGACCCGGTGCGCGACCTCGCCGCCGACGACGGCCCCATCGACCGGGACGCCGTCTGGGACGCGAAGAAGGCCGCGCTGGAGGTCGTGCACACGGCGCCGCGCCGGGCCTCCCGGCAGGCCGCGTTCGAGGAGTTCGTCGCCGAGCAGGGCACCGGGCTGCGCGACTTCGCGACCTGGTGCGCCCTCACCGAGGAGCTCGGGGGCGGCCGCTGGCCCGCCGAGCTCGCCGACCCCGCGTCGCCCGCCGTCGCGCAGGCCCGTGAACGCCTCGCCGACCGCGTCGACTTCTACTCCTGGCTCCAGTGGGTGTTCGACGAGCAGAAGCGGGACGCGCAGCGCACCGCCGTCGACACCGGGATGCGGATCGGCGTCGTGCACGACCTGGCCGTCGGCGTGCACCCCGACGGTGCGGACGCGTGGGCGAACGCCGACGTGCTCGCCTCCGGCGTCGGCGTCGGCGCCCCGCCCGACATGTACAACCAGCAGGGCCAGGACTGGTCGCAGCCGCCGTGGAACCCGCGCGCGCTCGCCCAGGCCGGGTACGCGCCCTACCGGGACATGCTCCGCACCGTGCTGCGGCACGCCGGTGCGCTGCGCGTCGACCACGTCCTCGGCCTGTTCCGCCTGTGGTGGGTGCCCCGCGGCATGGCGCCGACGCAGGGTGCGTACGTCCGCTACGACCACGACGCCCTCGTCGGCATCCTCTGCCTGGAGGCGCACCGGGCCGGCGCGATCGTGATCGGCGAGGACCTCGGGGTGTTCGAGCCCTGGGTGCGGGACTACCTCGCCGACCGCGGCGTGCTCGGCACGTCCGTGTTCTGGTTCGAGCAGGACGGCGACCAGCCGACCGCGCCGCAGGACTACCGCCGGCTCACCCTCGCGTCCGTCGGCACCCACGACATGCCCCCCACCGCCGGGTACCTGGCCGGGGAGCACGTGGACCTGCGCGACCGCCTCGGCCTGCTCACCGAGGACCCCCAGGTGCTGCGCTCCCGCGCCCGCTCCGAGCGGGCCGCCGCCGTGCGTGCGCTCGCCGAGCAGGGGCTCGTCGGCGACAACCCGTCCGAGCGGGAGGTCGTCGAGGCGCTGCACCGCTACCTGCGTCGGTCGCGGGCCGCGCTCGTGGGCGTCCAGCTCGTCGACGCCGTCGGGGAGCGGCGCTCCCAGAACCAGCCCGGCACCGACCGGGAGTACCCGAACTGGAAGGTCCCGCTCGGCGACTCCGCCGGCAACCCCGTGCTGGTCGAGGACCTCTTCGAGAACGCCCGCCTGCGTTCCCTGTTCGCCGCCGTCGCGCAGGGTCGCTGA
- a CDS encoding glucose PTS transporter subunit EIIB — translation MSKAENILEALGGTANVVELEPCITRLRVQVSDPALVDENGLKSSGAFGVVRSGRIIQVIVGPEADNLAAELDGRLASA, via the coding sequence ATGAGCAAGGCGGAGAACATCCTCGAGGCGCTCGGCGGCACGGCCAACGTGGTCGAGCTGGAGCCCTGCATCACCCGGTTGCGCGTGCAGGTGTCCGACCCGGCGCTCGTCGACGAGAACGGGCTGAAGTCGTCCGGGGCCTTCGGCGTCGTCCGGTCCGGGCGCATCATCCAGGTCATCGTCGGCCCCGAGGCCGACAACCTCGCCGCCGAGCTCGACGGCCGGCTCGCCTCGGCCTGA
- a CDS encoding mechanosensitive ion channel family protein has translation MLTSSPATALRTSTAPTPSPDPSDNLLQQTEDTLGEAGRSFWDWFTDWPLHVIVILVVGIVLLVVLRRVISHVSERIATGAPSGSESRWQDWFRKAPLMEDAIAVANPLANERRAQRSRTVGSVLNSTANIVISVMILLSILAEVGFNVGPLLASAGLVGIAVGFGAQSLVTDFISGIFILIEDQYGVGDVVDLGSGAEGVIEQVQLRTTQVRALDGTLWWVRNGEILRAGNRTQRWSRALAEVRVPVDADVDVVRAALGRAADAVAADEAYATEFLEPPAVRSGVDTVSDISMSFTILAQVRPGVQWDVSRALLLAAQAELRTAGVLRGEPTVRAEAATDGS, from the coding sequence GTGCTGACCTCTTCGCCCGCCACCGCCCTGCGCACGTCGACGGCACCCACGCCGTCCCCGGACCCGAGCGACAACCTGCTCCAGCAGACCGAGGACACCCTCGGGGAGGCGGGCCGGTCGTTCTGGGACTGGTTCACCGACTGGCCGCTGCACGTCATCGTGATCCTGGTGGTCGGCATCGTCCTGCTGGTGGTCCTGCGCCGGGTGATCAGCCACGTGTCCGAGCGGATCGCGACGGGCGCGCCGAGCGGGTCGGAGAGCCGCTGGCAGGACTGGTTCCGCAAGGCGCCGCTGATGGAGGACGCGATCGCGGTGGCGAACCCGCTGGCGAACGAGCGGCGCGCCCAGCGGTCCCGCACGGTGGGCTCGGTGCTCAACTCGACGGCCAACATCGTCATCTCGGTGATGATCCTGCTGAGCATCCTGGCCGAGGTGGGCTTCAACGTCGGACCGCTGCTGGCGTCCGCCGGCCTCGTGGGCATCGCGGTCGGCTTCGGCGCGCAGTCCCTCGTCACGGACTTCATCTCCGGCATCTTCATCCTCATCGAGGACCAGTACGGCGTCGGTGACGTGGTGGACCTCGGCTCGGGCGCGGAGGGCGTCATCGAGCAGGTGCAGCTGCGCACCACCCAGGTACGCGCGCTCGACGGCACCCTGTGGTGGGTCCGCAACGGCGAGATCCTGCGCGCCGGGAACCGGACGCAGCGCTGGTCGCGCGCCCTGGCGGAGGTGCGGGTCCCGGTCGACGCCGACGTCGACGTCGTGCGGGCGGCGCTCGGACGCGCGGCCGACGCCGTCGCGGCCGACGAGGCCTACGCGACCGAGTTCCTCGAGCCGCCGGCGGTGCGCAGCGGCGTCGACACCGTCTCCGACATCTCGATGTCGTTCACGATCCTCGCGCAGGTGCGCCCGGGCGTGCAGTGGGACGTCTCGCGGGCGCTGCTGCTCGCGGCGCAGGCGGAGCTCCGCACGGCGGGCGTGCTGCGCGGCGAGCCCACGGTGCGCGCCGAGGCGGCGACCGACGGGTCGTGA
- the pepN gene encoding aminopeptidase N, whose protein sequence is MPGENLTRAEAIERAAVVHGVESYAIDLDLTTGAETFSSTTVIRFTAAEGGATFLDLVAPHVREIVLNGRALDVAAVFTDSRIALADLAADNEVRVVADCAYMNTGEGLHRFVDPVDGEVYLYTQFEVPDARRVFATFEQPDLKAPFQLSVTAPARWHVVSNQPTPEPVAAVHATEPAVEAARWEFGATPRISSYLVALVAGPYAVERGEVTSADGRVIPLGVFCRSSLSQHLDAEAIMATTRQGFAFYEGTFGVPYPFDKYDQLFVPEYNMGAMENPGCVTFTESYVFRSKVTDAVRERRVVTILHELAHMWFGDLVTMKWWNDLWLNESFAEYASTLATAEATEWEAAWTTFNAMEKTWAYRQDQLPSTHPIVATIDDLEDVQVNFDGITYAKGASVLKQLVAWVGREEFISGVSAYFRKHAWGNTELSDLLVELEATSGRDLTAWSKIWLETAGVNTLRPEIGTDADGVVTSFAITQTAPADHPTLRPHRLGIGFYDVDATGAVVRTRTVQVDVDGERTEIAELVGTERPGLVLVNDDDLAYAKVRLDDASLAFAVEHLSRIADPLARSLVWGSAWDAVRDGETPASSYVDLVLGNIAAETESTTVRTTLAQLGLAVRSYVDPARRAATSERVGDTLWQLARAADAGSDLQLQLVKYFAALSSTSAHVAPLRGLLDGTVVLDGLAVDTDLRWELLEGLVLLGDADEAEIDAAQAADDTATGRQAAARARAALPTVAAKERAFSSVVDDADAPNAIIRATASGFVHVVDPAVLEPFAQRYVDALLPIWETRSYHIAEELIEGLYPAPLASAELRDTVRGWLDAHPDAPAALRRMVVEGLAGTERALAAQAADAA, encoded by the coding sequence GTGCCCGGAGAGAACCTCACCCGCGCCGAGGCGATCGAGCGCGCCGCCGTCGTGCACGGCGTCGAGTCGTACGCCATCGACCTCGACCTGACCACCGGCGCGGAGACGTTCTCGTCGACCACCGTCATCCGGTTCACCGCCGCCGAGGGCGGCGCCACGTTCCTGGACCTCGTCGCGCCGCACGTGCGCGAGATCGTCCTCAACGGCCGCGCCCTCGACGTCGCGGCGGTCTTCACGGACTCGCGCATCGCGCTGGCCGACCTCGCCGCCGACAACGAGGTGCGCGTCGTCGCCGACTGCGCCTACATGAACACCGGCGAGGGCCTGCACCGGTTCGTCGACCCCGTCGACGGCGAGGTCTACCTCTACACGCAGTTCGAGGTCCCGGACGCCCGCCGCGTCTTCGCGACGTTCGAGCAGCCGGACCTCAAGGCGCCGTTCCAGCTCTCGGTGACCGCGCCCGCGCGCTGGCACGTCGTGTCCAACCAGCCCACGCCGGAGCCGGTGGCCGCCGTCCACGCGACCGAGCCCGCCGTCGAGGCAGCCCGCTGGGAGTTCGGTGCCACGCCGCGCATCTCCAGCTACCTCGTGGCGCTCGTCGCCGGGCCCTACGCCGTCGAGCGCGGCGAGGTCACCTCCGCCGACGGCCGCGTGATCCCGCTGGGCGTGTTCTGCCGGTCGTCGCTGTCGCAGCACCTCGACGCCGAGGCGATCATGGCGACCACCCGCCAGGGCTTCGCGTTCTACGAGGGGACCTTCGGGGTCCCCTACCCGTTCGACAAGTACGACCAGCTCTTCGTGCCCGAGTACAACATGGGCGCGATGGAGAACCCGGGCTGCGTCACCTTCACCGAGTCGTACGTGTTCCGCTCCAAGGTGACCGACGCCGTCCGCGAGCGGCGCGTCGTGACGATCCTGCACGAGCTCGCCCACATGTGGTTCGGCGACCTCGTCACCATGAAGTGGTGGAACGACCTCTGGCTCAACGAGTCGTTCGCGGAGTACGCCTCCACGCTCGCCACGGCCGAGGCCACCGAGTGGGAGGCCGCCTGGACCACGTTCAACGCCATGGAGAAGACCTGGGCCTACCGCCAGGACCAGCTCCCCTCCACGCACCCGATCGTCGCCACCATCGACGACCTGGAGGACGTGCAGGTCAACTTCGACGGCATCACGTACGCCAAGGGCGCCTCCGTGCTCAAGCAGCTCGTCGCCTGGGTCGGTCGTGAGGAGTTCATCAGCGGCGTCTCCGCGTACTTCCGCAAGCACGCGTGGGGCAACACCGAGCTGAGCGACCTGCTCGTCGAGCTCGAGGCCACCAGCGGCCGCGACCTGACCGCCTGGTCGAAGATCTGGCTCGAGACCGCCGGCGTGAACACGCTGCGCCCCGAGATCGGCACCGACGCCGACGGCGTCGTGACGTCGTTCGCGATCACGCAGACCGCGCCCGCGGACCACCCGACCCTGCGCCCGCACCGCCTCGGCATCGGCTTCTACGACGTCGACGCGACCGGCGCCGTCGTCCGCACCCGCACGGTGCAGGTCGACGTCGACGGCGAGCGCACCGAGATCGCCGAGCTCGTCGGCACCGAGCGCCCCGGTCTCGTCCTGGTCAACGACGACGACCTCGCGTACGCGAAGGTCCGCCTCGACGACGCCTCCCTGGCGTTCGCCGTCGAGCACCTCTCCCGCATCGCGGACCCGCTGGCCCGCTCCCTCGTGTGGGGCTCCGCCTGGGACGCCGTCCGCGACGGCGAGACGCCCGCGTCGTCGTACGTCGATCTCGTGCTCGGCAACATCGCCGCCGAGACGGAGTCGACGACGGTCCGGACCACCCTCGCGCAGCTCGGGCTCGCCGTGCGCTCCTACGTGGACCCCGCCCGCCGTGCGGCCACCTCCGAGCGCGTCGGCGACACGCTGTGGCAGCTCGCCCGCGCGGCCGACGCCGGATCGGACCTGCAGCTGCAGCTCGTGAAGTACTTCGCGGCGCTGTCCTCGACGTCCGCCCACGTGGCACCGCTGCGCGGCCTGCTCGACGGGACCGTCGTGCTCGACGGCCTCGCCGTCGACACCGACCTGCGCTGGGAGCTCCTCGAGGGTCTCGTGCTCCTCGGCGACGCCGACGAGGCCGAGATCGACGCCGCACAGGCCGCCGACGACACCGCGACCGGCCGCCAGGCCGCCGCCCGGGCGCGCGCCGCGCTCCCGACCGTCGCCGCGAAGGAGCGCGCGTTCTCGTCCGTCGTCGACGACGCGGACGCGCCCAACGCGATCATCCGCGCCACCGCGTCCGGCTTCGTGCACGTCGTCGACCCGGCCGTGCTGGAGCCGTTCGCCCAGCGGTACGTCGACGCGCTGCTGCCGATCTGGGAGACGCGCAGCTACCACATCGCCGAGGAGCTCATCGAGGGGCTCTACCCGGCGCCGCTCGCCTCGGCCGAGCTGCGCGACACCGTCCGCGGCTGGCTCGACGCCCACCCCGACGCGCCGGCCGCCCTGCGCCGCATGGTCGTCGAGGGTCTCGCCGGCACGGAGCGCGCCCTGGCCGCCCAGGCGGCCGACGCGGCCTGA